The Methanosarcina acetivorans C2A genome includes the window CTTACCTCCCTTGTAAGCGAGCTGCCTTCAGACTCCTGGAGCGACTCTGCAATTGCAGCAAGCAAGATGAAGTATAAGGAAGTTCTCGCACAGAAAAGCGGCAAGGAAAAGGTAGACATCGGCAGAATAACTGCAGAGAAAATAATAGCAGAATTCGACTCCGTGGTCCCGAAGTTCAATGAAACCATGACCAAGGCAGAAAGGTTTGGTGCTGCCTTCCAGGACAAGAAGGTCGACAGACTCCCTGTAGCACCTCTCGCCTGCGGTGTATCCAGAAAGTTCGTGCCCTGCTCTTATGTTGACTACTCTACAAAGGCAGAGAAGTATGCGGATTGTGTCGAAGCAGGCATCAAATACTTCAATATGGATACCTTCGTTGGCCTGACCGACCTCTGTGTTGATGCAGCTGACTTCGGTGCAACCATCAGATACCCTGAAGAGGACACACCCGCCGCAACCGGCCACCTTGAAGACTACGAGAAACTTGAAGTCCCCGAACTTAAGGAAGGTACTCGTGCCTACAACCTGATCCAGGGCAACAAACTTGCAACCGAGAAAGCACATGCTCTCGACGCACCCATGACGGCCCTGATCGAAGGCCCGATGGTCGCTCTGACCCAGATAATGGGAGCAACCCGTGTCCTTTCCGATCTCAGGACAAACCCTGATGTTGTACTCAAGGCTCTTGACAAGACTACAGTCTATGTAGAAGAAATCATGAAGGGCATGTTCGAAGAGGCCCAGCCTGACAACCTCTGTATGGTTAACCTCTGGACAAACAACGTCATCCTCAGCGCTGACGAATACATGAAGTCCGAGGGTCAGGTCATGCAGAACAGGATTGCTCCTCTGTATAAGAAATACAATAAGCCTGTTGTTATCCACAACTGTGCCGACGCCCCACACTGGGAGCTCATAAACAAATGGAACACCGAGTACTACAGCTATACCTTCTACCCTGATGAGGCCGGGAAAGGATCCAAGGATCACAAGTACCTGATCAACAACTATGGCAAAGAAACCATGTTCGGTGGAGAAGTCAGTCCGATTGTCTTCCTGGACAACAGCCCAGAAGGCCTCCAGAAAATGAAGGCAGACACAATTGCCCTTCAGGAGAGCGTCCTGAACACTCTCAAGGAGAACGGTATGCAGTCCAAATACATGATTTCAACAGGCTGTGAAGTCCCACCAGGAGCACCCTGTGACTCCATTACTGCCCAGACCTACACCGTGGCAGAAAAGGGTCCGGAGCTCTACAAAAAGATAATCGGGTAAACCTTCTGAAGCCATTAAATACGAAAGAAGCAAGCCAGGCTTGCCAGATGCTGGATGGGCTTCCGGCCCATCCTCCCCTTATTTATCAAAATAAAAAACCGGGTTCTCGCTGTTTCTGCACCCACTGTCTCAAAAAAATGCAAGCGAACTAAAAACGAGAAAAAAAGGCACTGGGAAAGAAAAACAGAGAAAAAACGGAAATAAAAAACGAATACACACATTTGGGCCGAAAAACGCAAAAACTTCCGCAGAGGATGGCAGAGAACCTTTTCAAATATTCTGATGAAGAGGTGAAACTGGATGAGATATCGGAAATTACCCGAGCATGAGGAAAAAATGTTCTATTCGAGTCCTGTGCACCCTGCAACCTATAAACTGAGAATGAACCATTCGTCTCAGAGATTCCTCTTCCACTATTCGGTTATTAAAACGGGTACTGTGGGCTACGAATCGGGCTTAACCCCAGAATCTATAGAATATACAGAGATATGCATGGATTCCAGATCTTACGACCTTGTTGCCGAAAAATATACAGATGTGAGCACAGATTCCAGAGTTTACTATCAGGTTTCCGAACTAGACTTCACAATGGAAGAACCTGATACATACCTTGAATGCGCAGGCAGACTCTCCGAATCATCGGATACTCAGCAGTCAGTTAAGAAAAAGTAATTCGGCAGCAAGAATTTCCATATGAAATAAAAAACGACAAAAACGGCAAAACATCAAAAACAACAAAAACGGCAAAACATCAAAAACAACAAAAACGGCAAAACATCAAAAACAACAAAAACGGTAAAACATCAAAAACGACAAAAACTGCACCCACCAAAAACAACAAAAACGGTAAAACATCAAAAACAACAAAACCTCCAAACTGCACCCATCAAAAACAACAAAACCTCCAAACTGCACCCACCAAAAACAACAAAAACGGTAAAACATCAAAAACAACAAAACCTCCAAACTGCACCCATCAAAAACAACAAAAACGGCAAAACATCAAAAACAACAAAACCTCCAAACTGCACCCACCAAAAACAACAAAAACGGTAAAACATCAAAACAACAAAACCTCCAAACTGCACCCACCAAAAACAACAAAAACGGCAAAACATCAAAAACGGTACCCACCAAGATCCAACAAAAACAGCAAAACATCAAAAAAGAACCGCAGCGGCTGAGGAGAGTACATGGCAAGCGAACTGAAAACACCGGGCAACACGAGCCCTGAAAGCCAGGACGGAATGGCAAAACTGGCGCGGACGATAAGGGATAAGATCCTGATTGACGAGCCGGTAAAGGAAGAAGAGCTGATCGACCAGCTTGAAAGGGCAGCGATAGAAATTGACGAACTTCTTGGCTCATCCCTCGGCCCGAAAGGGATGAATAAGATAATAGTAAATCCGGTGGGAGATATTTTCGTTACAAGCGACGGGAAAGTCATCTTAAAGGAAATAGATGTACTTCACCCGATCGTGACCTCCCTCAAAAAGCTCGCGGAATCTATGGACAAAGCCTGCGGGGACGGTACAAAAACGGCAGTCAT containing:
- a CDS encoding uroporphyrinogen decarboxylase family protein; protein product: MAKEDILNTLADAVVDGDDELAEEFAQKALDEELDAYEAIVDGLARGMKIISDMYERGEAFVPSLLLAADAMYAGMDILTPYMKVDGTAAPKNVIIGTVEGDVHDIGKNLVKTMMTAAGFNMIDLGCDVPLDKFAETAKEKKAAAISMSTLMTTTMGGMETVIEQLQEEGIRDSLIVMVGGAPISQTFADSVGADGTALDASAAVETLTSLVSELPSDSWSDSAIAASKMKYKEVLAQKSGKEKVDIGRITAEKIIAEFDSVVPKFNETMTKAERFGAAFQDKKVDRLPVAPLACGVSRKFVPCSYVDYSTKAEKYADCVEAGIKYFNMDTFVGLTDLCVDAADFGATIRYPEEDTPAATGHLEDYEKLEVPELKEGTRAYNLIQGNKLATEKAHALDAPMTALIEGPMVALTQIMGATRVLSDLRTNPDVVLKALDKTTVYVEEIMKGMFEEAQPDNLCMVNLWTNNVILSADEYMKSEGQVMQNRIAPLYKKYNKPVVIHNCADAPHWELINKWNTEYYSYTFYPDEAGKGSKDHKYLINNYGKETMFGGEVSPIVFLDNSPEGLQKMKADTIALQESVLNTLKENGMQSKYMISTGCEVPPGAPCDSITAQTYTVAEKGPELYKKIIG